From the genome of Miscanthus floridulus cultivar M001 chromosome 10, ASM1932011v1, whole genome shotgun sequence, one region includes:
- the LOC136489997 gene encoding SWR1 complex bromodomain subunit bdf1-like isoform X2: protein MMTKACKKRRRVWVSSELGDLSTIFEVEESRLSEKDGLTSIPTCEHQSSYELKAESMNTRKIRWCTKILRELMDHNGGWIFNHPVDPVLYGIPDYFDVICNPMDLGTVKKKLTNRQYVSTDKFAADVRLTFSNAMKYNPPGNDVHAIAKQLNGIFDSKWESVKKKFRGPSPFQEQKTIFTKACKKRRGCVSSELGNSSTDFEVEESRLSKKDGVTPIPTCEHQSSYELKAESLNTRKIRLCGSIVRKLIDYKGGWLFKDPVDPVLYGIPDYFDVIRNPMDLGTVKNKLTKKKYVSIEEFAADVRLTFSNAMKYNPPGNDVHTVAKELNRVFDLLWESMKRKFRGPSPVQEQKTIFTEVQALMDSKSTIGCSNSKPSVIRRPVACSNLIAKKPLTDALSFKVKIISFVGSDEQISSKGIQKDEVSSQVEHMQRS, encoded by the exons ATGATGACAAAAGCCTGTAAGAAGAGGAGGAGAGTTTGGGTAAGCAGTGAATTGGGAGACTTGAGTACAATCTTTGAGGTTGAGGAAAGCAGACTCTCTGAAAAGGATGGTCTGACATCAATTCCTACATGTGAGCACCAATCGTCTTATGAACTGAAGGCTGAAAGTATGAATACTAGGAAGATAAGGTGGTGCACAAAAATCCTAAGAGAGCTCATGGATCATAATGGTGGTTGGATTTTCAATCATCCTGTTGATCCAGTGCTATACGGGATTCCTGATTACTTTGATGTTATCTGCAACCCAATGGATTTAGGTACTGTTAAGAAGAAACTCACTAACAGGCAATATGTAAGCACTGATAAGTTTGCGGCAGATGTGAGGCTAAcattttcaaatgccatgaagtatAATCCTCCAGGCAATGATGTCCATGCTATCGCTAAACAACTGAATGGAATATTTGATTCAAAATGGGAATCAGTGAAAAAGAAATTTAGAGGCCCAAGCCCGTTTCAAGAGCAGAAGACAATATTCACAAAAGCCtgtaagaagaggagaggatgtGTAAGTAGTGAATTGGGAAACTCGAGTACAGACTTTGAGGTTGAGGAAAGCAGACTCTCTAAAAAGGATGGTGTGACACCAATTCCTACATGTGAGCACCAATCGTCTTATGAACTCAAGGCTGAAAGTTTGAATACTAGGAAGATAAGGCTGTGTGGAAGTATCGTAAGGAAGCTCATCGATTACAAAGGTGGCTGGCTTTTCAAAGATCCTGTTGATCCAGTGCTATATGGGATTCCTGACTACTTTGATGTTATCCGCAACCCAATGGATTTGGGTACTGTTAAGAATAAACTCACAAAAAAGAAATATGTAAGCATTGAGGAGTTTGCAGCAGATGTGAGGCTAACATTTTCAAATGCTATGAAGTATAATCCTCCAGGCAATGATGTCCATACTGTCGCTAAAGAACTGAATCGAGTATTTGATTTATTATGGGAATCAATGAAAAGGAAATTTAGAGGCCCAAGCCCGGTTCAAGAGCAGAAGACAATATTCACAGAAGTTCAAGCTCTAATGGATTCAAAGTCTACAATTGGGTGCTCAAATTCAAAACCTTCGGTTATTAGAAGGCCAGTTGCTTGCTCAAATTTGATTGCAAAGAAGCCACTGACAGATGCGTTATCCTTTAAA gtaaaaatcatatcttttgtgGGCAGCGACGAGCAGATTTCTTCAAAAG
- the LOC136489997 gene encoding SWR1 complex bromodomain subunit bdf1-like isoform X1 produces MMTKACKKRRRVWVSSELGDLSTIFEVEESRLSEKDGLTSIPTCEHQSSYELKAESMNTRKIRWCTKILRELMDHNGGWIFNHPVDPVLYGIPDYFDVICNPMDLGTVKKKLTNRQYVSTDKFAADVRLTFSNAMKYNPPGNDVHAIAKQLNGIFDSKWESVKKKFRGPSPFQEQKTIFTKACKKRRGCVSSELGNSSTDFEVEESRLSKKDGVTPIPTCEHQSSYELKAESLNTRKIRLCGSIVRKLIDYKGGWLFKDPVDPVLYGIPDYFDVIRNPMDLGTVKNKLTKKKYVSIEEFAADVRLTFSNAMKYNPPGNDVHTVAKELNRVFDLLWESMKRKFRGPSPVQEQKTIFTEVQALMDSKSTIGCSNSKPSVIRRPVACSNLIAKKPLTDALSFKVKIISFVGSDEQISSKGFQKDEVSSKVEHGTEVLKSVALHFHQQGQKEDGDNSLAIKSSSLQ; encoded by the exons ATGATGACAAAAGCCTGTAAGAAGAGGAGGAGAGTTTGGGTAAGCAGTGAATTGGGAGACTTGAGTACAATCTTTGAGGTTGAGGAAAGCAGACTCTCTGAAAAGGATGGTCTGACATCAATTCCTACATGTGAGCACCAATCGTCTTATGAACTGAAGGCTGAAAGTATGAATACTAGGAAGATAAGGTGGTGCACAAAAATCCTAAGAGAGCTCATGGATCATAATGGTGGTTGGATTTTCAATCATCCTGTTGATCCAGTGCTATACGGGATTCCTGATTACTTTGATGTTATCTGCAACCCAATGGATTTAGGTACTGTTAAGAAGAAACTCACTAACAGGCAATATGTAAGCACTGATAAGTTTGCGGCAGATGTGAGGCTAAcattttcaaatgccatgaagtatAATCCTCCAGGCAATGATGTCCATGCTATCGCTAAACAACTGAATGGAATATTTGATTCAAAATGGGAATCAGTGAAAAAGAAATTTAGAGGCCCAAGCCCGTTTCAAGAGCAGAAGACAATATTCACAAAAGCCtgtaagaagaggagaggatgtGTAAGTAGTGAATTGGGAAACTCGAGTACAGACTTTGAGGTTGAGGAAAGCAGACTCTCTAAAAAGGATGGTGTGACACCAATTCCTACATGTGAGCACCAATCGTCTTATGAACTCAAGGCTGAAAGTTTGAATACTAGGAAGATAAGGCTGTGTGGAAGTATCGTAAGGAAGCTCATCGATTACAAAGGTGGCTGGCTTTTCAAAGATCCTGTTGATCCAGTGCTATATGGGATTCCTGACTACTTTGATGTTATCCGCAACCCAATGGATTTGGGTACTGTTAAGAATAAACTCACAAAAAAGAAATATGTAAGCATTGAGGAGTTTGCAGCAGATGTGAGGCTAACATTTTCAAATGCTATGAAGTATAATCCTCCAGGCAATGATGTCCATACTGTCGCTAAAGAACTGAATCGAGTATTTGATTTATTATGGGAATCAATGAAAAGGAAATTTAGAGGCCCAAGCCCGGTTCAAGAGCAGAAGACAATATTCACAGAAGTTCAAGCTCTAATGGATTCAAAGTCTACAATTGGGTGCTCAAATTCAAAACCTTCGGTTATTAGAAGGCCAGTTGCTTGCTCAAATTTGATTGCAAAGAAGCCACTGACAGATGCGTTATCCTTTAAA gtaaaaatcatatcttttgtgGGCAGCGACGAGCAGATTTCTTCAAAAG